From Anthonomus grandis grandis chromosome 20, icAntGran1.3, whole genome shotgun sequence, the proteins below share one genomic window:
- the LOC126747773 gene encoding PR domain zinc finger protein 5-like isoform X5, translating into MAEGQYNVTKTEVDQQSSTLEYYDVQGDESTINEHYITTIGDNEETLYLSVEDANPETFEVTLEDLQHLTIENGTVVPEEKSESLDTDGSNIVVLMPKHSNKLYGVIQARDELGDVQKYKFQFRTNEEGKLEIMEETLSLVTEEQSGGTVETKIENLAEEEEEEGGYESVPAGTSLLKTNLLLRKPAFAAVNIKEESCNNFEEEGEPYPEDVTGLKREQSELNVVQQLLYKNSHIEVQYETELDSDVVASKCQVSPIEEEQEELDINEINHEEVMIDGSPARRTKYEFEEVEREVDLSQTDPTTNHDSINIPTTIINYVHQEPLDPPPAKQSTTEEFPDLEIFEKRFAKNKEAKQAKRFHQFLNRTTISYAPIRNKRLPRKQAINPVRERKDEEIIVQEVMVSSKGTFIERGSVRRNKKRYLRITATVELSDSEEEPTKQTQTDKEIIEIHSDNECNKDKPLTKRPRGRPPKKPLNSSKVHDKETIIEIDLNKEEEESVVKSKKGRPGTVIDPIKSKEIVCPHCPKTFASQNSLNTHIIHHNLENSLKNKARMSTTQTKFDYNHKCDKCGQSFKNSILLKKHCCTQLTCSVCLKTFRDVTLLNIHKKSHTKSNLVRTTSVATVTPKKNKSTNPQPTFKCPECPKVCESDKKLNVHAKTHKKFVCLSCSLNFSSKLLLDTHVRTHCVKPPGNKRLSFGVRKSFVQHTPPNKRQSVLLVRHDCDKCPMKFSTFRSLYTHKVQTHGLSTPDKSLTGTAKAAGKKYKPVAAHSGIPANDRLKRAYAALRKKLTETDGLAV; encoded by the exons ATGGCGGAGGGTCAGTATAATGTAACAAAAACCGAAGTAGACCAGCAGTCCTCGACTTTGGAATATTATGATGTGCAAGGGGACGAGTCCACCATTAACGAACACTATATTACTACTATAGGAGACAATGAGGAAACTCTATATTTATCGGTTGAGGATGCAAATCCGGAGACTTTCGAGGTCACTTTAGAGGATCTACAACATCTGACTATCG aAAATGGTACCGTGGTACCCGAAGAAAAATCAGAATCCCTTGACACGGACGGTTCTAATATCGTGGTACTGATGCCGAAACATTCAAACAAGTTATACGGGGTCATACAGGCCCGTGACGAACTGGGGGACGTCCAAAAGTACAAATTCCAATTCAG GACGAACGAGGAAGGAAAACTGGAAATAATGGAAGAAACTTTGAGTCTCGTCACAGAGGAACAGTCCGGTGGTACTGTCGAGACTAAAATTGAGAATTTAGCCgaagaggaggaggaggaggggGGTTATGAGTCCGTACCAGCCGGTACCAGTTTACTTAAGACCAATTTACTGCTTCGTAAGCCAG CGTTCGCAGCTGTGAATATAAAGGAGGAATCTTGCAATAACTTTGAGGAGGAGGGAGAGCCATATCCAGAGGATGTAACCGGCTTAAAAAGG gaaCAAAGCGAACTGAACGTGGTTCAGCAACTTTTATACAAAAACAGCCATATAGAGGTGCAGTACGAGACCGAGCTGGACTCGGATGTTGTTGc tagtaagtgTCAAGTTAGTCCAATAGAAGAAGAACAGGAAGAGCTggatataaatgaaattaatcaTGAAGAAGTGATGATCGATGGTAGTCCCGCTCGTAGGACCAAATATGAGTTTGAGGAGGTAGAGAGGGAGGTGGATTTGAGCCAAACTG ATCCGACAACCAATCACGACTCAATCAACATCCCCACCACCATAATAAACTACGTGCATCAAGAACCACTCGATCCTCCACCGGCGAAACAATCGACAACCGAAGAGTTTCCCGACCTGGAAATATTCGAGAAAAGATTCGCGAAAAACAAGGAGGCGAAACAGGCGAAGCGCTTTCATCAGTTCTTAAATAG AACGACGATCTCGTACGCCCCGATAAGGAACAAACGACTGCCAAGGAAACAGGCCATAAATCCGGTCAGGGAGCGGAAGGACGAGGAAATTATCGTGCAAGAGGTGATGGTGTCCTCCAAGGGGACATTTATTGAAAGGGGGAGCGTGAGGAGGAACAAGAAGCGATATTTGAGG ATCACTGCAACCGTGGAACTCTCAGATTCAGAAGAGGAACCCACTAAACAAACCCAAACTGACAAGGAAATCATCGAGATACACTCGGACAACGAGTGTAACAAAGACAAACCTTTAACGAAAAGGCCTAGAGGGAGACCCCCTAAAAAGCCACTTAATTCATCGAAAGTGCATGACAAAGAAACCATTATCGAAATCGACTtaaataaagaagaagaagagtcCGTTGTAAAAAGCAAAAAGGGTCGACCCGGGACTGTAATTGACCCAATTAAATCCAAAGAAATCGTTTGTCCCCACTGCCCTAAAACCTTCGCGAGCCAAAACAGCCTGAACACCCACATCATCCATCATAACCTAGAAAACAGTTTGAAGAACAAAGCGAGGATGAGCACCACTCAAACTAAATTCGATTACAATCACAAATGCGACAAATGCGGGCAAAGTTTCAAGAACTCGATCCTGCTAAAGAAACACTGTTGCACCCAACTGACGTGTTCGGTGTGCCTCAAGACCTTTAGGGACGTGACCCTGTTGAACATCCACAAAAAGAGTCACACCAAGTCGAACCTGGTGCGCACCACCAGCGTGGCCACCGTCACCCCCAAAAAGAACAAATCGACGAACCCGCAACCGACTTTCAAGTGTCCCGAGTGTCCGAAAGTGTGCGAATCCGACAAGAAACTGAACGTTCACGCGAAAACCCATAAGAAGTTCGTCTGTTTGTCTTGTTCATTGAACTTTTCCTCCAAACTGTTGCTGGACACACACGTGCGGACTCACTGCGTAAAACCCCCCGGTAACAAGCGACTCTCTTTCGGCGTAAGAAAGTCGTTCGTGCAACACACGCCGCCTAACAAAAGACAGTCGGTACTACTGGTACGACACGATTGCGACAAGTGCCCCATGAAGTTCTCGACTTTTCGCAGTTTGTACACGCATAAAGTGCAAACGCACGGGCTCAGCACCCCCGATAAGAGTTTGACCGGTACCGCCAAAGCGGCGGGTAAAAAGTACAAACCGGTGGCGGCACACTCGGGAATACCCGCCAACGATCGTTTGAAGAGGGCGTACGCCGCTCTGAGGAAGAAATTAACGGAAACCGACGGTTTGGCGGTTTGA
- the LOC126747773 gene encoding PR domain zinc finger protein 5-like isoform X4: MAEGQYNVTKTEVDQQSSTLEYYDVQGDESTINEHYITTIGDNEETLYLSVEDANPETFEVTLEDLQHLTIENGTVVPEEKSESLDTDGSNIVVLMPKHSNKLYGVIQARDELGDVQKYKFQFRTNEEGKLEIMEETLSLVTEEQSGGTVETKIENLAEEEEEEGGYESVPAGTSLLKTNLLLRKPAFAAVNIKEESCNNFEEEGEPYPEDVTGLKREQSELNVVQQLLYKNSHIEVQYETELDSDVVASSKCQVSPIEEEQEELDINEINHEEVMIDGSPARRTKYEFEEVEREVDLSQTDPTTNHDSINIPTTIINYVHQEPLDPPPAKQSTTEEFPDLEIFEKRFAKNKEAKQAKRFHQFLNRTTISYAPIRNKRLPRKQAINPVRERKDEEIIVQEVMVSSKGTFIERGSVRRNKKRYLRITATVELSDSEEEPTKQTQTDKEIIEIHSDNECNKDKPLTKRPRGRPPKKPLNSSKVHDKETIIEIDLNKEEEESVVKSKKGRPGTVIDPIKSKEIVCPHCPKTFASQNSLNTHIIHHNLENSLKNKARMSTTQTKFDYNHKCDKCGQSFKNSILLKKHCCTQLTCSVCLKTFRDVTLLNIHKKSHTKSNLVRTTSVATVTPKKNKSTNPQPTFKCPECPKVCESDKKLNVHAKTHKKFVCLSCSLNFSSKLLLDTHVRTHCVKPPGNKRLSFGVRKSFVQHTPPNKRQSVLLVRHDCDKCPMKFSTFRSLYTHKVQTHGLSTPDKSLTGTAKAAGKKYKPVAAHSGIPANDRLKRAYAALRKKLTETDGLAV; the protein is encoded by the exons ATGGCGGAGGGTCAGTATAATGTAACAAAAACCGAAGTAGACCAGCAGTCCTCGACTTTGGAATATTATGATGTGCAAGGGGACGAGTCCACCATTAACGAACACTATATTACTACTATAGGAGACAATGAGGAAACTCTATATTTATCGGTTGAGGATGCAAATCCGGAGACTTTCGAGGTCACTTTAGAGGATCTACAACATCTGACTATCG aAAATGGTACCGTGGTACCCGAAGAAAAATCAGAATCCCTTGACACGGACGGTTCTAATATCGTGGTACTGATGCCGAAACATTCAAACAAGTTATACGGGGTCATACAGGCCCGTGACGAACTGGGGGACGTCCAAAAGTACAAATTCCAATTCAG GACGAACGAGGAAGGAAAACTGGAAATAATGGAAGAAACTTTGAGTCTCGTCACAGAGGAACAGTCCGGTGGTACTGTCGAGACTAAAATTGAGAATTTAGCCgaagaggaggaggaggaggggGGTTATGAGTCCGTACCAGCCGGTACCAGTTTACTTAAGACCAATTTACTGCTTCGTAAGCCAG CGTTCGCAGCTGTGAATATAAAGGAGGAATCTTGCAATAACTTTGAGGAGGAGGGAGAGCCATATCCAGAGGATGTAACCGGCTTAAAAAGG gaaCAAAGCGAACTGAACGTGGTTCAGCAACTTTTATACAAAAACAGCCATATAGAGGTGCAGTACGAGACCGAGCTGGACTCGGATGTTGTTGc tagtagtaagtgTCAAGTTAGTCCAATAGAAGAAGAACAGGAAGAGCTggatataaatgaaattaatcaTGAAGAAGTGATGATCGATGGTAGTCCCGCTCGTAGGACCAAATATGAGTTTGAGGAGGTAGAGAGGGAGGTGGATTTGAGCCAAACTG ATCCGACAACCAATCACGACTCAATCAACATCCCCACCACCATAATAAACTACGTGCATCAAGAACCACTCGATCCTCCACCGGCGAAACAATCGACAACCGAAGAGTTTCCCGACCTGGAAATATTCGAGAAAAGATTCGCGAAAAACAAGGAGGCGAAACAGGCGAAGCGCTTTCATCAGTTCTTAAATAG AACGACGATCTCGTACGCCCCGATAAGGAACAAACGACTGCCAAGGAAACAGGCCATAAATCCGGTCAGGGAGCGGAAGGACGAGGAAATTATCGTGCAAGAGGTGATGGTGTCCTCCAAGGGGACATTTATTGAAAGGGGGAGCGTGAGGAGGAACAAGAAGCGATATTTGAGG ATCACTGCAACCGTGGAACTCTCAGATTCAGAAGAGGAACCCACTAAACAAACCCAAACTGACAAGGAAATCATCGAGATACACTCGGACAACGAGTGTAACAAAGACAAACCTTTAACGAAAAGGCCTAGAGGGAGACCCCCTAAAAAGCCACTTAATTCATCGAAAGTGCATGACAAAGAAACCATTATCGAAATCGACTtaaataaagaagaagaagagtcCGTTGTAAAAAGCAAAAAGGGTCGACCCGGGACTGTAATTGACCCAATTAAATCCAAAGAAATCGTTTGTCCCCACTGCCCTAAAACCTTCGCGAGCCAAAACAGCCTGAACACCCACATCATCCATCATAACCTAGAAAACAGTTTGAAGAACAAAGCGAGGATGAGCACCACTCAAACTAAATTCGATTACAATCACAAATGCGACAAATGCGGGCAAAGTTTCAAGAACTCGATCCTGCTAAAGAAACACTGTTGCACCCAACTGACGTGTTCGGTGTGCCTCAAGACCTTTAGGGACGTGACCCTGTTGAACATCCACAAAAAGAGTCACACCAAGTCGAACCTGGTGCGCACCACCAGCGTGGCCACCGTCACCCCCAAAAAGAACAAATCGACGAACCCGCAACCGACTTTCAAGTGTCCCGAGTGTCCGAAAGTGTGCGAATCCGACAAGAAACTGAACGTTCACGCGAAAACCCATAAGAAGTTCGTCTGTTTGTCTTGTTCATTGAACTTTTCCTCCAAACTGTTGCTGGACACACACGTGCGGACTCACTGCGTAAAACCCCCCGGTAACAAGCGACTCTCTTTCGGCGTAAGAAAGTCGTTCGTGCAACACACGCCGCCTAACAAAAGACAGTCGGTACTACTGGTACGACACGATTGCGACAAGTGCCCCATGAAGTTCTCGACTTTTCGCAGTTTGTACACGCATAAAGTGCAAACGCACGGGCTCAGCACCCCCGATAAGAGTTTGACCGGTACCGCCAAAGCGGCGGGTAAAAAGTACAAACCGGTGGCGGCACACTCGGGAATACCCGCCAACGATCGTTTGAAGAGGGCGTACGCCGCTCTGAGGAAGAAATTAACGGAAACCGACGGTTTGGCGGTTTGA
- the LOC126747773 gene encoding PR domain zinc finger protein 5-like isoform X3, whose protein sequence is MAEGQYNVTKTEVDQQSSTLEYYDVQGDESTINEHYITTIGDNEETLYLSVEDANPETFEVTLEDLQHLTIENGTVVPEEKSESLDTDGSNIVVLMPKHSNKLYGVIQARDELGDVQKYKFQFRTNEEGKLEIMEETLSLVTEEQSGGTVETKIENLAEEEEEEGGYESVPAGTSLLKTNLLLRKPAFAAVNIKEESCNNFEEEGEPYPEDVTGLKREQSELNVVQQLLYKNSHIEVQYETELDSDVVASSSKCQVSPIEEEQEELDINEINHEEVMIDGSPARRTKYEFEEVEREVDLSQTDPTTNHDSINIPTTIINYVHQEPLDPPPAKQSTTEEFPDLEIFEKRFAKNKEAKQAKRFHQFLNRTTISYAPIRNKRLPRKQAINPVRERKDEEIIVQEVMVSSKGTFIERGSVRRNKKRYLRITATVELSDSEEEPTKQTQTDKEIIEIHSDNECNKDKPLTKRPRGRPPKKPLNSSKVHDKETIIEIDLNKEEEESVVKSKKGRPGTVIDPIKSKEIVCPHCPKTFASQNSLNTHIIHHNLENSLKNKARMSTTQTKFDYNHKCDKCGQSFKNSILLKKHCCTQLTCSVCLKTFRDVTLLNIHKKSHTKSNLVRTTSVATVTPKKNKSTNPQPTFKCPECPKVCESDKKLNVHAKTHKKFVCLSCSLNFSSKLLLDTHVRTHCVKPPGNKRLSFGVRKSFVQHTPPNKRQSVLLVRHDCDKCPMKFSTFRSLYTHKVQTHGLSTPDKSLTGTAKAAGKKYKPVAAHSGIPANDRLKRAYAALRKKLTETDGLAV, encoded by the exons ATGGCGGAGGGTCAGTATAATGTAACAAAAACCGAAGTAGACCAGCAGTCCTCGACTTTGGAATATTATGATGTGCAAGGGGACGAGTCCACCATTAACGAACACTATATTACTACTATAGGAGACAATGAGGAAACTCTATATTTATCGGTTGAGGATGCAAATCCGGAGACTTTCGAGGTCACTTTAGAGGATCTACAACATCTGACTATCG aAAATGGTACCGTGGTACCCGAAGAAAAATCAGAATCCCTTGACACGGACGGTTCTAATATCGTGGTACTGATGCCGAAACATTCAAACAAGTTATACGGGGTCATACAGGCCCGTGACGAACTGGGGGACGTCCAAAAGTACAAATTCCAATTCAG GACGAACGAGGAAGGAAAACTGGAAATAATGGAAGAAACTTTGAGTCTCGTCACAGAGGAACAGTCCGGTGGTACTGTCGAGACTAAAATTGAGAATTTAGCCgaagaggaggaggaggaggggGGTTATGAGTCCGTACCAGCCGGTACCAGTTTACTTAAGACCAATTTACTGCTTCGTAAGCCAG CGTTCGCAGCTGTGAATATAAAGGAGGAATCTTGCAATAACTTTGAGGAGGAGGGAGAGCCATATCCAGAGGATGTAACCGGCTTAAAAAGG gaaCAAAGCGAACTGAACGTGGTTCAGCAACTTTTATACAAAAACAGCCATATAGAGGTGCAGTACGAGACCGAGCTGGACTCGGATGTTGTTGc tagtagtagtaagtgTCAAGTTAGTCCAATAGAAGAAGAACAGGAAGAGCTggatataaatgaaattaatcaTGAAGAAGTGATGATCGATGGTAGTCCCGCTCGTAGGACCAAATATGAGTTTGAGGAGGTAGAGAGGGAGGTGGATTTGAGCCAAACTG ATCCGACAACCAATCACGACTCAATCAACATCCCCACCACCATAATAAACTACGTGCATCAAGAACCACTCGATCCTCCACCGGCGAAACAATCGACAACCGAAGAGTTTCCCGACCTGGAAATATTCGAGAAAAGATTCGCGAAAAACAAGGAGGCGAAACAGGCGAAGCGCTTTCATCAGTTCTTAAATAG AACGACGATCTCGTACGCCCCGATAAGGAACAAACGACTGCCAAGGAAACAGGCCATAAATCCGGTCAGGGAGCGGAAGGACGAGGAAATTATCGTGCAAGAGGTGATGGTGTCCTCCAAGGGGACATTTATTGAAAGGGGGAGCGTGAGGAGGAACAAGAAGCGATATTTGAGG ATCACTGCAACCGTGGAACTCTCAGATTCAGAAGAGGAACCCACTAAACAAACCCAAACTGACAAGGAAATCATCGAGATACACTCGGACAACGAGTGTAACAAAGACAAACCTTTAACGAAAAGGCCTAGAGGGAGACCCCCTAAAAAGCCACTTAATTCATCGAAAGTGCATGACAAAGAAACCATTATCGAAATCGACTtaaataaagaagaagaagagtcCGTTGTAAAAAGCAAAAAGGGTCGACCCGGGACTGTAATTGACCCAATTAAATCCAAAGAAATCGTTTGTCCCCACTGCCCTAAAACCTTCGCGAGCCAAAACAGCCTGAACACCCACATCATCCATCATAACCTAGAAAACAGTTTGAAGAACAAAGCGAGGATGAGCACCACTCAAACTAAATTCGATTACAATCACAAATGCGACAAATGCGGGCAAAGTTTCAAGAACTCGATCCTGCTAAAGAAACACTGTTGCACCCAACTGACGTGTTCGGTGTGCCTCAAGACCTTTAGGGACGTGACCCTGTTGAACATCCACAAAAAGAGTCACACCAAGTCGAACCTGGTGCGCACCACCAGCGTGGCCACCGTCACCCCCAAAAAGAACAAATCGACGAACCCGCAACCGACTTTCAAGTGTCCCGAGTGTCCGAAAGTGTGCGAATCCGACAAGAAACTGAACGTTCACGCGAAAACCCATAAGAAGTTCGTCTGTTTGTCTTGTTCATTGAACTTTTCCTCCAAACTGTTGCTGGACACACACGTGCGGACTCACTGCGTAAAACCCCCCGGTAACAAGCGACTCTCTTTCGGCGTAAGAAAGTCGTTCGTGCAACACACGCCGCCTAACAAAAGACAGTCGGTACTACTGGTACGACACGATTGCGACAAGTGCCCCATGAAGTTCTCGACTTTTCGCAGTTTGTACACGCATAAAGTGCAAACGCACGGGCTCAGCACCCCCGATAAGAGTTTGACCGGTACCGCCAAAGCGGCGGGTAAAAAGTACAAACCGGTGGCGGCACACTCGGGAATACCCGCCAACGATCGTTTGAAGAGGGCGTACGCCGCTCTGAGGAAGAAATTAACGGAAACCGACGGTTTGGCGGTTTGA
- the LOC126747773 gene encoding PR domain zinc finger protein 5-like isoform X2, with protein MAEGQYNVTKTEVDQQSSTLEYYDVQGDESTINEHYITTIGDNEETLYLSVEDANPETFEVTLEDLQHLTIENGTVVPEEKSESLDTDGSNIVVLMPKHSNKLYGVIQARDELGDVQKYKFQFRTNEEGKLEIMEETLSLVTEEQSGGTVETKIENLAEEEEEEGGYESVPAGTSLLKTNLLLRKPAFAAVNIKEESCNNFEEEGEPYPEDVTGLKREQSELNVVQQLLYKNSHIEVQYETELDSDVVASSSSKCQVSPIEEEQEELDINEINHEEVMIDGSPARRTKYEFEEVEREVDLSQTDPTTNHDSINIPTTIINYVHQEPLDPPPAKQSTTEEFPDLEIFEKRFAKNKEAKQAKRFHQFLNRTTISYAPIRNKRLPRKQAINPVRERKDEEIIVQEVMVSSKGTFIERGSVRRNKKRYLRITATVELSDSEEEPTKQTQTDKEIIEIHSDNECNKDKPLTKRPRGRPPKKPLNSSKVHDKETIIEIDLNKEEEESVVKSKKGRPGTVIDPIKSKEIVCPHCPKTFASQNSLNTHIIHHNLENSLKNKARMSTTQTKFDYNHKCDKCGQSFKNSILLKKHCCTQLTCSVCLKTFRDVTLLNIHKKSHTKSNLVRTTSVATVTPKKNKSTNPQPTFKCPECPKVCESDKKLNVHAKTHKKFVCLSCSLNFSSKLLLDTHVRTHCVKPPGNKRLSFGVRKSFVQHTPPNKRQSVLLVRHDCDKCPMKFSTFRSLYTHKVQTHGLSTPDKSLTGTAKAAGKKYKPVAAHSGIPANDRLKRAYAALRKKLTETDGLAV; from the exons ATGGCGGAGGGTCAGTATAATGTAACAAAAACCGAAGTAGACCAGCAGTCCTCGACTTTGGAATATTATGATGTGCAAGGGGACGAGTCCACCATTAACGAACACTATATTACTACTATAGGAGACAATGAGGAAACTCTATATTTATCGGTTGAGGATGCAAATCCGGAGACTTTCGAGGTCACTTTAGAGGATCTACAACATCTGACTATCG aAAATGGTACCGTGGTACCCGAAGAAAAATCAGAATCCCTTGACACGGACGGTTCTAATATCGTGGTACTGATGCCGAAACATTCAAACAAGTTATACGGGGTCATACAGGCCCGTGACGAACTGGGGGACGTCCAAAAGTACAAATTCCAATTCAG GACGAACGAGGAAGGAAAACTGGAAATAATGGAAGAAACTTTGAGTCTCGTCACAGAGGAACAGTCCGGTGGTACTGTCGAGACTAAAATTGAGAATTTAGCCgaagaggaggaggaggaggggGGTTATGAGTCCGTACCAGCCGGTACCAGTTTACTTAAGACCAATTTACTGCTTCGTAAGCCAG CGTTCGCAGCTGTGAATATAAAGGAGGAATCTTGCAATAACTTTGAGGAGGAGGGAGAGCCATATCCAGAGGATGTAACCGGCTTAAAAAGG gaaCAAAGCGAACTGAACGTGGTTCAGCAACTTTTATACAAAAACAGCCATATAGAGGTGCAGTACGAGACCGAGCTGGACTCGGATGTTGTTGc tagtagtagtagtaagtgTCAAGTTAGTCCAATAGAAGAAGAACAGGAAGAGCTggatataaatgaaattaatcaTGAAGAAGTGATGATCGATGGTAGTCCCGCTCGTAGGACCAAATATGAGTTTGAGGAGGTAGAGAGGGAGGTGGATTTGAGCCAAACTG ATCCGACAACCAATCACGACTCAATCAACATCCCCACCACCATAATAAACTACGTGCATCAAGAACCACTCGATCCTCCACCGGCGAAACAATCGACAACCGAAGAGTTTCCCGACCTGGAAATATTCGAGAAAAGATTCGCGAAAAACAAGGAGGCGAAACAGGCGAAGCGCTTTCATCAGTTCTTAAATAG AACGACGATCTCGTACGCCCCGATAAGGAACAAACGACTGCCAAGGAAACAGGCCATAAATCCGGTCAGGGAGCGGAAGGACGAGGAAATTATCGTGCAAGAGGTGATGGTGTCCTCCAAGGGGACATTTATTGAAAGGGGGAGCGTGAGGAGGAACAAGAAGCGATATTTGAGG ATCACTGCAACCGTGGAACTCTCAGATTCAGAAGAGGAACCCACTAAACAAACCCAAACTGACAAGGAAATCATCGAGATACACTCGGACAACGAGTGTAACAAAGACAAACCTTTAACGAAAAGGCCTAGAGGGAGACCCCCTAAAAAGCCACTTAATTCATCGAAAGTGCATGACAAAGAAACCATTATCGAAATCGACTtaaataaagaagaagaagagtcCGTTGTAAAAAGCAAAAAGGGTCGACCCGGGACTGTAATTGACCCAATTAAATCCAAAGAAATCGTTTGTCCCCACTGCCCTAAAACCTTCGCGAGCCAAAACAGCCTGAACACCCACATCATCCATCATAACCTAGAAAACAGTTTGAAGAACAAAGCGAGGATGAGCACCACTCAAACTAAATTCGATTACAATCACAAATGCGACAAATGCGGGCAAAGTTTCAAGAACTCGATCCTGCTAAAGAAACACTGTTGCACCCAACTGACGTGTTCGGTGTGCCTCAAGACCTTTAGGGACGTGACCCTGTTGAACATCCACAAAAAGAGTCACACCAAGTCGAACCTGGTGCGCACCACCAGCGTGGCCACCGTCACCCCCAAAAAGAACAAATCGACGAACCCGCAACCGACTTTCAAGTGTCCCGAGTGTCCGAAAGTGTGCGAATCCGACAAGAAACTGAACGTTCACGCGAAAACCCATAAGAAGTTCGTCTGTTTGTCTTGTTCATTGAACTTTTCCTCCAAACTGTTGCTGGACACACACGTGCGGACTCACTGCGTAAAACCCCCCGGTAACAAGCGACTCTCTTTCGGCGTAAGAAAGTCGTTCGTGCAACACACGCCGCCTAACAAAAGACAGTCGGTACTACTGGTACGACACGATTGCGACAAGTGCCCCATGAAGTTCTCGACTTTTCGCAGTTTGTACACGCATAAAGTGCAAACGCACGGGCTCAGCACCCCCGATAAGAGTTTGACCGGTACCGCCAAAGCGGCGGGTAAAAAGTACAAACCGGTGGCGGCACACTCGGGAATACCCGCCAACGATCGTTTGAAGAGGGCGTACGCCGCTCTGAGGAAGAAATTAACGGAAACCGACGGTTTGGCGGTTTGA